CTGTGTTCCGTGCAAAAGTATTGTAGTCATCAATTTGGTCCGAAGTGGTCCCTCCAAATTCATAAATCCTGCCCCTTGGTGAATAGGTATAGTCCGGTATTGAAATAACGATGACCTGTCCAGGTCGATTTTCAGCAAGTGCTATGGACCTGTCCAACAGTTTTTTGAATTCGTCCTGGAATACTGAAAACTGTATGCCCTGAAATTGATTATTGACGCCGATCAATAAAGTGACAAAACTGTATTCCTGTCTTTTTTTCCCTTCAATAGCCCGTATTAAGTCGTCGGTACGCCAACCATTTGTGGCAATAACCTCAAGATTTACCGAAACACCGACCCTATTGTTTAACGTCAATGCCAACTGTGAAGGATAACTGTCCCTGGGATCAATTCCAGTCCCAATGGTGTAACTGTCTCCCAGGGCCAAATAAAAATATTCATTTTCCGCCATGGGAACCTCCCTTGGGGTTTCCCCTTGTTCCCTGGCCTCCGGCTCAGTGATGGGAGATTCGGATAAGGTGGTATCGCTATCGGAACAAGAAACTGCCAATAACAGAAGTAGCATCCGTAATGGGAAAACAACGCTCTTTTTTTTCATACACCTCAAAACTCACATAAAAATAAAGAAATGACCAAGGAATTCATTGGTATGCAGAGCAGATATATTTATTCTTGAAGGGTCTGGCGGTTTAGGACGGAATGGTCTATCTTGCAAACTAGTCAACCTTTACAAAACGAATTCAACCAACCATGAATTTTTCAAAACTTTTGGGAATTTTAGTGTTTTCCACACTGTTGCCCTCCTGTAATTTTACTGAAGAGATTTACTTTAATGAAGATGGTTCCGGGAAATTAAATATTCATTTTGATGGAAATGAGATGATGGCCATGTTAGCGTCCATGGATTCAACGCTTTCTACCGAAAAAGCCATCGATTCTACATTGGTTTTCAGGGATTTATTGGAAGAAAAGAAAGATAGTATAGCGCAATTGCCTCCCGAAGAGCAAGCAAAATTGAAAAAATTGGAACCCTTTAGTATCCGTATGGTAGTGGACCATGTAAAGGGCACGATGAATTTTGATATGTACAGTGAGTTTAAAAAAGTGTCGGAGGTCAATGATGCCTTCAACGCTTTTCAAGAAGCAGGATCACTTGGGCCTTCCATTGGCCCGGACAGCACCTCCCCCATGAAATCCAAAACGCCTACAACCCAGGTAAACTATGCCCTTAGGGGCAACACTTTTACCCGAAAGATTATCATTGTGGATCAAACTATGTTTGAACAGGAATTGGATAGTTTGCAAGGCGCGGAAATGTTTCTTTCCGGGTCGACCTACACCTTCAAGTACCATTTTCCAAAACGTGTGAAGCGTGTTAATGTGGAGGGTGCAACCTTTTCCATGGATGGAAAGACCATGGTATATGAAGTGAACTTTTTGGATATGATGAAAAATCCAAAATCCATGGACCTAAAGGTGGAACTGGAGAACTGATCGGGGCTTCGTATTTTTGTAGGATGAACAAGAAAGTCCTACTAGAAGATTTAGGCCAAAAGGATTACCAAGAAACCTGGGACTATCAAGAATTTCTTTTTAAGGGAATTGTTGATGCCAAGATCAAGAACCGAAGGGAAGAACGGAATCTGCCCACACCCAACCATTTTTTATTTGTGGAGCATCCACATGTGTTTACACTTGGAAAGAGCGGTGATATGGAAAACTTGCTTGTGGATGAAGGGGTATTGGCCGAGAAAGGGGCAAAATTTTATAAGATCAACAGGGGGGGTGATATTACCTATCACGGGCCGGGACAGATAGTAGGTTATCCCATTCTGGATTTGGATAATTTCTTTACCGATATCCACAAATACCTTAGGTTCCTGGAAGAAATGGTGATTTTGACCCTGGCGGAATACGGACTTAAGGGAGAGCGTTCTGAAGGTGAAACCGGGGTTTGGCTGGATGTGGGTACTCCATTTGCCCGTAAAATATGTGCCATGGGCGTGCGCGCCAGTCGTTGGGTGACCATGCATGGCTTCGCCTTTAACATCAATGCGGATTTGGGCTATTTTGATTTAATGATACCTTGCGGCATAAAGGATAAGGCCGTTACTTCCTTAAATATTGAACTAGGAAAGGAAAGGGTTGATATGGAAGAGGTAAAGCAAAAACTTCTTCGGCACTTTGAAACGCTGTTTGAAGCGGAATTGATAAAAAAAGGAATCCCAATCTAGGTTGGGGCTTGTCGATTTTCCTTTAAAGTCCAAATCATATCGGTTCTCATTTCTGGATAAGCGCTGAATTATTTTAGCGTGAGTTCGATGTAAGAAAATTACGTCATTTTGAGTGTTTTTGCGACAGCAAAAATGTATCGAAAAACCTGCCTGCCCTGCAGCCGGCAGGCAAGTGATTTTCTTGCAAAATCCTAATTTCGATACAATTTTTCTTCATTTCATTACGAAAAACCACTCAATTTGACGGATTTTGGTTGATAAAAAATGATATCGAAAACTCACGTTATTTTAAAGTATGGTGTAAAAGAGAACTTTTTTTGAATATCCGTGCGTACAAAAGGTTACGTCAACCTGAACTTTTACACTGAGCGCATTCAAAGCATGTTTCAGGTTTTCATCATAAGGAACTAATATTCAGTATAATGGGATTCCGAAGTGAATCGGGAATAACTCAAAAAATAATAGTGTGACACAAAACGGGCACTCAAAAACTTTTATCGGGTTACTTTGAGTATGGAAATGGTATTAAAGTTC
The sequence above is a segment of the Muricauda sp. SCSIO 64092 genome. Coding sequences within it:
- a CDS encoding SGNH/GDSL hydrolase family protein — protein: MKKKSVVFPLRMLLLLLAVSCSDSDTTLSESPITEPEAREQGETPREVPMAENEYFYLALGDSYTIGTGIDPRDSYPSQLALTLNNRVGVSVNLEVIATNGWRTDDLIRAIEGKKRQEYSFVTLLIGVNNQFQGIQFSVFQDEFKKLLDRSIALAENRPGQVIVISIPDYTYSPRGRIYEFGGTTSDQIDDYNTFARNTAIERGSRFIDITDISREGLKQPDLIAPDSLHLSGKAYKQVMERLLPAFDRIFPN
- the lipB gene encoding lipoyl(octanoyl) transferase LipB, whose translation is MNKKVLLEDLGQKDYQETWDYQEFLFKGIVDAKIKNRREERNLPTPNHFLFVEHPHVFTLGKSGDMENLLVDEGVLAEKGAKFYKINRGGDITYHGPGQIVGYPILDLDNFFTDIHKYLRFLEEMVILTLAEYGLKGERSEGETGVWLDVGTPFARKICAMGVRASRWVTMHGFAFNINADLGYFDLMIPCGIKDKAVTSLNIELGKERVDMEEVKQKLLRHFETLFEAELIKKGIPI